From a region of the Sesamum indicum cultivar Zhongzhi No. 13 linkage group LG3, S_indicum_v1.0, whole genome shotgun sequence genome:
- the LOC110011683 gene encoding uncharacterized protein LOC110011683 encodes MSNDRYVLEAGTSRCKKQLLEFRASTSNHMVAEKSSEILLQEDVHRWRRKAEIEQLEARLRVLEEEAEMLKGALLESVEERAKLMNEVNEHFQTIRHCLRQKEIEKGELCGHGVRIVSTFKDTGAGLLQILCQESNPSLVNRRASALS; translated from the exons ATGTCTAATGATCGATATGTTCTTGAAGCTGGTACATCAAGATGCAAGAAGCAGTTGTTAGAGTTTAGGGCCTCAACTTCAAATCATATGGTGGCTGAGAAATCGTCTGAAATTCTACTACAAGAAGATGTTCATCGATGGAGAAGAAAGGCTGAAATCGAACAACTTGAGGCGAGACTGAGAGTTCTTGAAGAAGAAGCTGAAATGTTAAAGGGAGCTCTTTTGGAGAGTGTGGAAGAAAGGGCAAAGCTGATGAATGAGGTCAATGAGCATTTTCAGACTATACGGCATTGCCTACGgcaaaaagaaatagaaaaaggagaaCTATGCGGTCATGGGGTTCGTATTGTTTCAACTTTTAAG GACACAGGAGCTGGTCTGCTGCAGATTCTATGCCAAGAGTCGAACCCGTCACTTGTCAACAGGAGAGCTAGTGCATTAAGCTAA
- the LOC105158350 gene encoding uncharacterized protein LOC105158350, translating into MASIASVSMDMAAAFMGLAKSRASPLSSVNATLFFCRNRPKIAAQTRKILSRSCSASANSRIVFSSKQPRKCFSRRFTVSSATTSAPETEDSDVMTKIPPDNRIPATIITGFLGSGKTTLLNHILTADHGKRIAVIENEYGEVDIDGSLVAAKAAGAEDIIMLNNGCLCCTVRGDLVRMISELVAKKKGNFDHIVIETTGLANPAPIIQTFYAEDQIFNDVKLDGVVTLVDAKHVGFHLDEVKPKGVVNEAVEQIAYADRIIVNKTDLVREPEVASVVERIRSINRMAQLKRTQYGQVDLDYVLGIGGFDLERIDSAVETDHSEEDHAVHSHEHDHHHDHHHHHHDHEHEHDHAHEHHDHHSHDHTHDPGVSSVSIVCEGTLDLEKANMWLGTLLLERSEDIYRMKGLLSVDGMNERFVFQGVHDIFQGSPDRLWGSDEPRINKLVFIGKNLDAKELEKGFKSCLL; encoded by the exons ATGGCGTCGATAGCATCAGTTTCAATGGACATGGCCGCTGCCTTTATGGGATTAGCTAAAAGCCGCGCGTCTCCGCTTTCCTCTGTAAACGCCACCCTTTTCTTCTGCAGAAACAGACCCAAAATTGCTGCTCAAACGCGCAAAATCTTGAGCAGAAGCTGCAGCGCTTCtgccaattcaagaattgtgTTTTCATCGAAGCAGCCAAGAAAATGCTTTTCCCGCAGGTTTACTGTCTCTTCCGCCACCACATCCGCCCCGGAAACTGAGGATTCTGATGTTATGACTAAAATTCCTCCTGACAATAGAATCCCAGCTACCATTATCACCGGCTTCTTGGGTTCTGGGAAG ACAACCTTGTTAAATCACATCTTGACTGCTGATCATGGGAAACGCATTGCAGTTATTGAAAATGAG TATGGTGAAGTTGACATTGATGGCTCTCTAGTTGCCGCTAAAGCTGCTGGAGCTGAGGACATTATTATGCTCAACAATGGGTGTTTGTGTTGCACTGTGAGAGGTGATCTTGTCCGGATGATTTCAGAACTTGTCGCTAAGAAGAAAggaaattttgatcatattgtTATTGAGACAACAG GATTAGCAAACCCAGCCCCAATTATTCAGACATTTTATGCTGAGGATCAGATTTTTAATGATGTTAAACTCGATGGAGTGGTCACACTTGTTGACGCTAAGCATGTAGGGTTTCACCTTGATGAAGTTAAGCCTAAAGGTGTTGTCAATGAGGCAGTAGAGCAAATTGCTTATGCTGACCGCATCATTGTAAACAAG ACTGATCTTGTCCGCGAACCAGAGGTTGCTTCTGTGGTTGAACGGATAAGG AGCATAAATCGCATGGCCCAGCTAAAGCGAACACAGTATGGACAAGTTGATTTGGATTATGTTCTTGGTATTGGAGGCTTTGACTTAGAAAG AATTGATAGTGCTGTTGAAACTGACCACTCGGAGGAAGATCATGCTGTTCACAGCCATGAACACGATCACCACCACGatcaccatcaccatcaccatgACCACGAACACGAACACGACCACGCACATG AACATCATGATCACCATTCCCACGACCATACCCATGACCCCGGTGTTTCTTCAGTCAGCATAGTTTGTGAAGGGACCTTGGATCTTGAAAAG GCCAACATGTGGCTAGGTACCCTGTTGTTAGAGAGAAGTGAGGACATATACCGTATGAAAGGCCTTCTATCTGTTGACGGCATGAATGAGAGATTTGTTTTTCAG GGCGTGCACGACATATTCCAAGGTTCACCAGACAGGTTATGGGGCTCGGATGAACCAAGAATAAACAAGCTTGTATTCATCGGAAAGAACCTTGATGCAAAGGAATTGGAGAAGGGGTTTAAGTCCTGTCTACTATAG
- the LOC105158351 gene encoding DEAD-box ATP-dependent RNA helicase 35, which yields MDMIEEDDDYVEYVPVAKRRALEAQKILQRKGKSSALDEEIEKQKLVEAKPSLLVKASQLKKEQPEITQTEQIIMQEKEMIEHLSDRKTLMSVRELAKGITYTEPLLTGWKPPLSIRRMSKKACDAIRKQWHIIVDGEDIPPPIKNFKDMRFPEPILKKLKAKGIVQPTPIQVQGLPVILSGRDMIGIAFTGSGKTLVFVLPLIMIALQEEVMMPIAPGEGPFGLIVCPSRELARQTYEVVEQFLEPMREAGYPELRPLLCIGGVDMKSQLDVVKRGVHIVVATPGRLKDMLAKKKMNLDNCRYLTLDEADRLVDLGFEDDIREVFDHFKAQRQTLLFSATMPTKIQNFARSALVKPVTVNVGRAGAANLDVIQEVEYVKQEAKIVYLLECLQKTPPPVLIFCENKADVDDIHEYLLLKGVEAVAIHGGKDQEEREYAIASFKAGKKDVLVATDVASKGLDFPDIQHVINYDMPAEIENYVHRIGRTGRCGKTGIATTFINKNQSETTLLDLKHLLQEAKQRIPPVLAELNDPMEDAEAIANASGVKGCAYCGGLGHRIRDCPKLEHQKSMQIASSRRDYFGSGGYRGEM from the exons ATG GACATGatagaagaagatgatgattaTGTTGAGTATGTTCCGGTGGCCAAACGCCGTGCACTTGAAGCGCAGAAGATTCTCCAGCGCAAGGGAAAGTCTTCCGCACTTGATGAAGAGATTGAAAAGCAGAAACTTGTTGAGGCTAAACCAAGTTTATTAGTTAAAGCTTCTCAGCTGAAGAAAGAGCAGCCTGAAATCACCCAAACCGAGCAAATAATAATGCAGGAAAAGGAGATGATTGAACATCTATCAGACAGGAAAACTTTGATGTCAGTTCGGGAGCTGGCCAAGGGCATAACTTATACGGAGCCTTTGTTGACAGGGTGGAAGCCGCCGCTGTCCATTAGAAGGATGTCAAAGAAGGCTTGTGATGCCATCAGGAAGCAGTGgcacattattgtggatggagAAGATATTCCCCCGCCAATCAAGAATTTTAAGGACATGAGATTTCCAGAACCCATTTTGAAGAAGTTAAAAGCTAAGGGGATTGTGCAGCCCACACCTATCCAAGTGCAGGGACTGCCGGTAATTCTGTCAGGAAGAGATATGATTGGGATTGCTTTCACGGGATCTGGAAAGACCTTAGTTTTTGTGCTGCCACTCATTATGATAGCATTGCAGGAGGAGGTGATGATGCCAATTGCTCCTGGGGAAGGACCATTTGGGTTGATTGTTTGCCCTTCAAGGGAGCTTGCAAGGCAAACATATGAAGTTGTAGAACAATTTCTGGAACCAATGAGAGAGGCAGGTTATCCAGAATTGCGACCTTTGCTTTGCATCGGAGGGGTTGATATGAAGTCACAACTTGATGTAGTAAAACGAGGAGTCCACATTGTGGTTGCTACGCCAGGGAGGCTCAAGGATATGCtagcaaagaagaaaatgaaccTTGACAACTGCCG GTATCTAACATTGGATGAGGCAGATCGTTTGGTGGACCTGGGCTTTGAAGATGACATTAGAGAAGTGTTTGATCACTTCAAAGCCCAAAGGCAGACCCTTCTATTTTCTGCCACCATGCCCACAAAAATTCAGAATTTTGCTAGAAGTGCACTGGTAAAGCCTGTAACCGTCAATGTGGGCAGAGCTGGAGCTGCAAATCTTGATGTGATTCAAGAAGTTGAATATGTAAAACAGGAGGCAAAGATTGTTTATCTTCTTGAGTGCTTGCAGAAGACACCACCCCCGGTTTTAATATTCTGTGAGAACAAAGCAGATGTGGATGATATTCATGAGTATCTTCTCTTAAAGGGAGTTGAAGCTGTTGCAATACATGGAGGGAAAGatcaagaagagagagaatatGCAATTGCGTCCTTCAAGGCTGGCAAGAAGGACGTTTTAGTGGCTACTGATGTGGCATCCAAAGGTCTTGATTTTCCAGATATCCAACATGTCATCAACTATGATATGCCAGCTGAAATAGAAAACTATGTCCATAGGATTGGAAGAACTGGGCGATGTGGGAAAACAGGAATTGCCACGACATTTATTAACAAGAACCAGAGTGAGACAACTCTGCTTGATTTGAAGCACCTGTTGCAAGAGGCAAAACAGAGGATACCACCTGTTCTGGCTGAGCTCAACGATCCAATGGAAGATGCCGAGGCAATAGCTAATGCAAGTGGAGTCAAAGGGTGTGCCTATTGTGGTGGTCTTGGTCATCGTATTCGTGATTGCCCCAAGTTGGAGCATCAAAAGAGCATGCAGATCGCCAGTTCAAGGAGGGATTACTTCGGTTCTGGGGGCTACCGTGGGGAAATGTGA
- the LOC105158353 gene encoding codeine O-demethylase → MAGVSSPPAEVLLSKRVQELVITGEDPSGPYVCRNDDDNGELDATTENSPIPVVNIGHFLSGKWSDDESVQELKKLHSALSTWGCFQGIGHGIPSCFLDEVRRVGREFFEQPMEEKNKYGKTVTEFQGYGADPVPEEGQSLDWSDRLFLELVPEDQRNYRFWPQNPSSFKGTLEEYSEKMKTVTEIISKSMARSLHLEETCFLKQFGERAQLAGRFNYYSPCRRPDLVLGLKPHADGSGYTVILQDEPGLQVLNHGKWYTVPKNPDALLVLMGDQMEIMSNGVFRSPVHRVLSNGERDRISVAVFYTPEVGKEIGPEEGLISAEAPRVFKMVKDYADIHVGYYQRGMRSLHTVRV, encoded by the exons ATGGCTGGAGTTTCATCCCCACCCGCTGAAGTATTGCTGTCCAAAAGAGTCCAAGAATTGGTCATCACCGGTGAGGACCCGTCGGGGCCATACGTGTGTAGAAACGACGACGACAACGGGGAATTAGACGCGACAACTGAGAATTCTCCGATTCCAGTTGTGAACATTGGACACTTCTTGTCGGGAAAATGGTCCGATGATGAAAGTGTACAAGAGCTGAAGAAACTCCACTCGGCTCTCTCCACATGGGGATGCTTTCAG GGCATAGGTCATGGGATCCCGAGTTGTTTCCTGGACGAGGTACGAAGAGTTGGGAGGGAGTTCTTCGAGCAGCCAATGGAGGAGAAGAACAAGTATGGGAAAACGGTGACGGAGTTTCAAGGGTATGGAGCTGATCCCGTCCCGGAAGAAGGGCAGTCGCTCGACTGGTCGGATCGTCTTTTCCTAGAGTTAGTCCCTGAAGATCAAAGAAATTACAGATTCTGGCCTCAGAACCCATCCTCTTTCAA AGGAACACTGGAAGAGTACTCGGAGAAGATGAAAACAGTGACTGAGATAATATCCAAATCCATGGCAAGATCACTTCATCTTGAGGAGACCTGCTTCTTGAAACAGTTCGGGGAACGGGCGCAGCTTGCGGGAAGATTCAACTACTATTCGCCTTGCAGGAGGCCTGATCTCGTGCTGGGGTTGAAGCCTCACGCCGACGGATCAGGCTACACCGTTATACTGCAGGATGAACCCGGCCTTCAAGTACTCAACCATGGCAAATGGTATACTGTCCCCAAGAACCCTGATGCCCTTCTAGTCCTCATGGGGGACCAAATGGAG ATTATGAGCAACGGGGTGTTCAGAAGTCCGGTGCACAGGGTGCTGAGCAATGGGGAGAGGGACAGGATCTCTGTGGCTGTATTTTACACGCCGGAGGTGGGGAAGGAGATCGGGCCGGAAGAGGGGTTGATCAGTGCGGAGGCACCGAGAGTGTTCAAGATGGTGAAAGATTATGCTGACATTCACGTGGGGTACTATCAGAGGGGAATGAGATCGCTTCATACTGTCAGAGTTTGa
- the LOC105158354 gene encoding pyrophosphate-energized vacuolar membrane proton pump isoform X2, which yields MAPRKGATSFLFTEYQYVGIFMVAFAILIFLFLGSVEGFSTKSQSCTYDKEKLCKPALATAIFSTVSFLLGAVTSVISGFLGMKIATYANARTTLEARKGVGKAFITAFRSGAVMGFLLAANGLLVLYIAINLFKLYYGDDWEGLFEAITGYGLGGSSMALFGRVGGGIYTKAADVGADLVGKVERNIPEDDPRNPAVIADNVGDNVGDIAGMGSDLFGSYAESSCAALVVASISSFGISHDFTAMCYPLLISSMGILVCLITTLFATDFFEIKAVKEIEPALKKQLIISTILMTVGIAIVTWTCLPSSFTIFNFGTQKVVKNWQLFLCVCVGLWAGLIIGFVTEYYTSNAYSPVQDVADSCRTGAATNVIFGLALGYKSVIIPIFAIAISIFVSFTFAAMYGIAVAALGMLSTIATGLAIDAYGPISDNAGGIAEMAGMSHRIRERTDALDAAGNTTAAIGKGFAIGSAALVSLALFGAFVSRAAISKVDVLTPKVFIGLIVGAMLPYWFSAMTMKSVGSAALKMVEEVRRQFNTIPGLMEGHAKPDYATCVKISTDASIKEMIPPGALVMLTPLIVGTFFGVETLSGVLAGSLVSGVQIAISASNTGGAWDNAKKYIEAGASEHARTLGPKGSDPHKAAVIGDTIGDPLKDTSGPSLNILIKLMAVESLVFAPFFATHGGLLFKIF from the exons ATGGCGCCGAGGAAAG GTGCAACATCTTTTCTGTTCACTGAATACCAATATGTGGGGATTTTCATGGTTGCTTTTGCAATCCTCATCTTCCTTTTCCTGGGCTCGGTTGAGGGTTTCAGCACGAAGAGCCAGTCTTGCACTTATGACAAAGAGAAGTTGTGCAAGCCTGCCCTTGCAACTGCGATCTTCAGCACTGTGTCCTTCCTGCTTGGTGCTGTCACCTCGGTCATCTCTGGTTtccttgggatgaaaattgcaaCCTATGCAAATGCAAGGACAACATTGGAAGCTAGAAAAGGTGTTGGGAAAGCATTTATTACTGCATTTAGATCTGGTGCAGTCATGGGTTTTCTCCTTGCTGCAAATGGCCTGTTGGTTCTTTACATTGCTATCAATCTATTCAAGCTTTATTATGGGGATGACTGGGAAGGACTTTTTGAGGCAATTACTGGATATGGTCTTGGTGGTTCCTCCATGGCTCTGTTTGGGAGAGTTGGAGGTGGTATTTACACCAAAGCCGCTGATGTTGGTGCTGATCTTGTCGGGAAGGTTGAAAGGAACATTCCAGAAGATGACCCCAGGAATCCTGCC GTGATTGCTGACAATGTTGGTGATAATGTTGGAGATATTGCTGGAATGGGGTCTGATCTTTTTGGTTCATATGCTGAATCATCATGTGCTGCTCTTGTTGTGGCCTCCATTTCCTCTTTTGGAATTTCTCACGACTTCACTGCAATGTGTTATCCATTGCTTATTAGTTCCATGGGAATTCTGGTTTGCTTGATCACCACTCTTTTTGCTACCGACTTTTTTGAGATCAAGGCTGTCAAGGAAATTGAGCCAGCATTAAAGAAGCAGCTCATCATCTCCACTATTCTTATGACTGTGGGAATTGCAATTGTCACATGGACTTGCCTGCCATCATCCTTCACAATCTTCAACTTTGGTACTCAAAAGGTTGTGAAGAACTG GCAACTCTTCCTCTGTGTCTGTGTTGGTCTTTGGGCTGGACTTATCATTGGATTTGTGACCGAATATTACACCAGCAACGCTTACAG CCCTGTGCAAGATGTTGCTGATTCCTGCAGAACTGGTGCTGCAACCAATGTTATATTTGGCCTGGCCTTGGGATACAAATCTGTTATCATTCCTATTTTTGCCATTGCAATTAGTATTTTTGTCAGTTTCACCTTTGCTGCTATGTATGGTATTGCGGTCGCTGCTCTGGGGATGCTGAGCACTATTGCTACTGGGTTGGCTATTGATGCTTATGGTCCTATTAGTGATAATGCTGGAGGTATAGCTGAGATGGCTGGGATGAGCCACAGGATTCGTGAGAGAACTGATGCCCTTGATGCTGCTGGGAATACCACTGCTGCAATTGGAAag GGCTTTGCCATTGGATCTGCTGCTCTTGTTTCATTGGCACTTTTTGGCGCCTTTGTCAGCCGTGCAGCAATTTCAAAAGTTGACGTTTTGACCCCTAAAGTCTTCATTGGTTTAATTGTTGGTGCGATGCTCCCATACTGGTTCTCTGCCATGACTATGAAGAGTGTTGGCAGCGCAGCTCTGAAGATGGTTGAGGAAGTTCGCAGGCAGTTCAACACTATCCCTGGTCTAATGGAGGGTCATGCCAAGCCTGATTATGCTACATGTGTGAAGATTTCCACTGATGCATCTATTAAGGAGATGATTCCCCCTGGTGCCCTTGTCATGCTTACCCCTCTGATTGTTGGGACCTTTTTCGGTGTTGAGACCCTCTCTGGTGTTCTTGCTGGTTCACTTGTCTCTGGCGTCCAG ATTGCGATATCTGCATCGAACACTGGTGGTGCATGGGACAATGCAAAGAAATACATTGAG GCTGGTGCTTCGGAGCATGCCAGGACCCTTGGCCCCAAGGGATCAGACCCACACAAGGCTGCTGTTATTGGGGACACCATCGGAGACCCTCTGAAGGATACTTCCGGTCCCTCACTCAACATCCTTATCAAGCTCATGGCAGTCGAGTCCCTCGTGTTTGCTCCTTTCTTTGCCACTCATGGTGGTCTGCTGTTCAAGATCTTCTAA
- the LOC105158354 gene encoding pyrophosphate-energized vacuolar membrane proton pump isoform X1 → MALLPDLGTEIVIPLCAVIGIVFSLVQWFLVSKVKLSPERGGASAANNGKNGYSEYLIEEEDGLNDQNVVVKCAEIQNAISEGATSFLFTEYQYVGIFMVAFAILIFLFLGSVEGFSTKSQSCTYDKEKLCKPALATAIFSTVSFLLGAVTSVISGFLGMKIATYANARTTLEARKGVGKAFITAFRSGAVMGFLLAANGLLVLYIAINLFKLYYGDDWEGLFEAITGYGLGGSSMALFGRVGGGIYTKAADVGADLVGKVERNIPEDDPRNPAVIADNVGDNVGDIAGMGSDLFGSYAESSCAALVVASISSFGISHDFTAMCYPLLISSMGILVCLITTLFATDFFEIKAVKEIEPALKKQLIISTILMTVGIAIVTWTCLPSSFTIFNFGTQKVVKNWQLFLCVCVGLWAGLIIGFVTEYYTSNAYSPVQDVADSCRTGAATNVIFGLALGYKSVIIPIFAIAISIFVSFTFAAMYGIAVAALGMLSTIATGLAIDAYGPISDNAGGIAEMAGMSHRIRERTDALDAAGNTTAAIGKGFAIGSAALVSLALFGAFVSRAAISKVDVLTPKVFIGLIVGAMLPYWFSAMTMKSVGSAALKMVEEVRRQFNTIPGLMEGHAKPDYATCVKISTDASIKEMIPPGALVMLTPLIVGTFFGVETLSGVLAGSLVSGVQIAISASNTGGAWDNAKKYIEAGASEHARTLGPKGSDPHKAAVIGDTIGDPLKDTSGPSLNILIKLMAVESLVFAPFFATHGGLLFKIF, encoded by the exons ATGGCGCTGCTGCCAGATCTGGGGACGGAGATCGTTATTCCTCTGTGCGCCGTCATCGGCATCGTTTTCTCACTCGTGCAGTGGTTCCTTGTCTCCAAAGTTAAGCTCTCACCGGAGCGAGGTGGCGCCTCGGCTGCTAACAACGGGAAGAATGGGTACAGTGAATACTTGATTGAGGAGGAGGACGGTCTCAATGACCAAAACGTCGTCGTTAAATGCGCCGAGATCCAGAACGCTATCTCCGAGG GTGCAACATCTTTTCTGTTCACTGAATACCAATATGTGGGGATTTTCATGGTTGCTTTTGCAATCCTCATCTTCCTTTTCCTGGGCTCGGTTGAGGGTTTCAGCACGAAGAGCCAGTCTTGCACTTATGACAAAGAGAAGTTGTGCAAGCCTGCCCTTGCAACTGCGATCTTCAGCACTGTGTCCTTCCTGCTTGGTGCTGTCACCTCGGTCATCTCTGGTTtccttgggatgaaaattgcaaCCTATGCAAATGCAAGGACAACATTGGAAGCTAGAAAAGGTGTTGGGAAAGCATTTATTACTGCATTTAGATCTGGTGCAGTCATGGGTTTTCTCCTTGCTGCAAATGGCCTGTTGGTTCTTTACATTGCTATCAATCTATTCAAGCTTTATTATGGGGATGACTGGGAAGGACTTTTTGAGGCAATTACTGGATATGGTCTTGGTGGTTCCTCCATGGCTCTGTTTGGGAGAGTTGGAGGTGGTATTTACACCAAAGCCGCTGATGTTGGTGCTGATCTTGTCGGGAAGGTTGAAAGGAACATTCCAGAAGATGACCCCAGGAATCCTGCC GTGATTGCTGACAATGTTGGTGATAATGTTGGAGATATTGCTGGAATGGGGTCTGATCTTTTTGGTTCATATGCTGAATCATCATGTGCTGCTCTTGTTGTGGCCTCCATTTCCTCTTTTGGAATTTCTCACGACTTCACTGCAATGTGTTATCCATTGCTTATTAGTTCCATGGGAATTCTGGTTTGCTTGATCACCACTCTTTTTGCTACCGACTTTTTTGAGATCAAGGCTGTCAAGGAAATTGAGCCAGCATTAAAGAAGCAGCTCATCATCTCCACTATTCTTATGACTGTGGGAATTGCAATTGTCACATGGACTTGCCTGCCATCATCCTTCACAATCTTCAACTTTGGTACTCAAAAGGTTGTGAAGAACTG GCAACTCTTCCTCTGTGTCTGTGTTGGTCTTTGGGCTGGACTTATCATTGGATTTGTGACCGAATATTACACCAGCAACGCTTACAG CCCTGTGCAAGATGTTGCTGATTCCTGCAGAACTGGTGCTGCAACCAATGTTATATTTGGCCTGGCCTTGGGATACAAATCTGTTATCATTCCTATTTTTGCCATTGCAATTAGTATTTTTGTCAGTTTCACCTTTGCTGCTATGTATGGTATTGCGGTCGCTGCTCTGGGGATGCTGAGCACTATTGCTACTGGGTTGGCTATTGATGCTTATGGTCCTATTAGTGATAATGCTGGAGGTATAGCTGAGATGGCTGGGATGAGCCACAGGATTCGTGAGAGAACTGATGCCCTTGATGCTGCTGGGAATACCACTGCTGCAATTGGAAag GGCTTTGCCATTGGATCTGCTGCTCTTGTTTCATTGGCACTTTTTGGCGCCTTTGTCAGCCGTGCAGCAATTTCAAAAGTTGACGTTTTGACCCCTAAAGTCTTCATTGGTTTAATTGTTGGTGCGATGCTCCCATACTGGTTCTCTGCCATGACTATGAAGAGTGTTGGCAGCGCAGCTCTGAAGATGGTTGAGGAAGTTCGCAGGCAGTTCAACACTATCCCTGGTCTAATGGAGGGTCATGCCAAGCCTGATTATGCTACATGTGTGAAGATTTCCACTGATGCATCTATTAAGGAGATGATTCCCCCTGGTGCCCTTGTCATGCTTACCCCTCTGATTGTTGGGACCTTTTTCGGTGTTGAGACCCTCTCTGGTGTTCTTGCTGGTTCACTTGTCTCTGGCGTCCAG ATTGCGATATCTGCATCGAACACTGGTGGTGCATGGGACAATGCAAAGAAATACATTGAG GCTGGTGCTTCGGAGCATGCCAGGACCCTTGGCCCCAAGGGATCAGACCCACACAAGGCTGCTGTTATTGGGGACACCATCGGAGACCCTCTGAAGGATACTTCCGGTCCCTCACTCAACATCCTTATCAAGCTCATGGCAGTCGAGTCCCTCGTGTTTGCTCCTTTCTTTGCCACTCATGGTGGTCTGCTGTTCAAGATCTTCTAA
- the LOC105158352 gene encoding calcineurin subunit B-like, protein MGSASSVLTQYDIEEVEEHCDHLFTQQEIVSLYERFCQLDKNAKGFISADEFLSVPEFALNPLSHRLLKMVDGLNFKDFVAFLSAFSSKATLPQKIEIIFKVYDTDCDGKVTFSDLIEVLHDLTGPFMSDKQRAEVLSQLLHEAGYTRESSLLFDDFIKILDSPGLKMEVEVPVD, encoded by the exons ATGGGTAGTGCATCATCAGTGCTGACTCAGTATGATATTGAAGAAGTTGAGGAACACTGTGATCATCTGT TCACCCAGCAAGAAATAGTGTCTCTGTATGAGAGGTTTTGCCAGCTTGATAAAAATGCAAAGGGGTTCATATCAGCAGATGAGTTCTTATCAGTACCAGAGTTTGCACTGAATCCACTTTCTCAT AGGTTGCTTAAGATGGTGGATGGCTTGAACTTCAAGGACTTTGTTGCTTTCTTGTCTGCTTTCAGCTCTAAAGCAACTCTACCACAGAAAATTGAAA TTATCTTCAAAGTATATGACACTGATTGCGATGGGAAAGTTACTTTCAGTGACCTAATAGAAGTGCTCCACGATTTGACTGGCCCATTTATGTCAGACAAGCAACGAGCG GAAGTTCTAAGTCAGCTGTTGCATGAAGCTGGTTACACAAGAGAATCTTCTCTCCTGTTCGATGATTTCATTAAG ATACTGGACAGTCCCGGTCTGAAAATGGAGGTGGAAGTCCCAGTAGATTAG